One stretch of Cellulomonas wangsupingiae DNA includes these proteins:
- the hisS gene encoding histidine--tRNA ligase, whose product MARPTPLSGFPEWLPDGRVVEQHVLDVLRRTFELHGFAGIETRAVEPLDQLLRKGETSKEVYVLRRLHEDPDAAPERSGQLGLHFDLTVPFARYVLENAGHLAFPFRRYQIQKVWRGERPQDGRFREFVQADIDVVGAGALPYHYEVELPLVMADALGALADLGVPPVRILVNNRKVAEGFYRGLGLDDVEAVLRGIDKLDKVGPEAVADLLVAEAGATPAQAAACLELAAVHGSDASVVDRVRELADRHGASTELLEEGLLELGALVTAAAERAPGVLVADLKIARGLDYYTGSVYETVLVGHEDLGSICSGGRYDTLASDGATTYPGVGLSIGVSRLVSRLLSAGLVRATRSVPTAVLVAVTSEEGRSRSDAVAAALRARGVPVEVAPSAAKFGKQIRHADRRGIPYVWFVGDADQDGAPGQDQVKDIRSGEQVPADPATWTPPEQDLWPRVVAAG is encoded by the coding sequence ATGGCTCGTCCCACACCCCTGTCCGGATTCCCCGAGTGGCTGCCCGACGGGCGCGTCGTCGAGCAGCACGTGCTCGACGTGCTGCGCCGCACGTTCGAGCTGCACGGGTTCGCGGGGATCGAGACGCGGGCCGTCGAGCCGCTCGACCAGCTGCTGCGCAAGGGCGAGACCTCCAAGGAGGTCTACGTGCTGCGCCGGCTCCACGAGGACCCGGACGCGGCGCCCGAGCGCTCCGGGCAGCTCGGGCTGCACTTCGACCTCACCGTGCCGTTCGCGCGGTACGTGCTGGAGAACGCGGGGCACCTGGCGTTCCCGTTCCGCCGGTACCAGATCCAGAAGGTGTGGCGCGGCGAGCGCCCGCAGGACGGCCGGTTCCGCGAGTTCGTCCAGGCGGACATCGACGTCGTCGGTGCGGGTGCGCTGCCGTACCACTACGAGGTGGAGCTCCCGCTGGTCATGGCGGACGCGCTGGGCGCGCTGGCGGACCTGGGCGTGCCGCCCGTGCGGATCCTGGTCAACAACCGCAAGGTCGCCGAGGGCTTCTACCGCGGCCTGGGTCTGGACGACGTCGAGGCCGTGCTCCGCGGCATCGACAAGCTCGACAAGGTGGGTCCCGAGGCGGTGGCCGACCTGCTCGTCGCCGAGGCCGGTGCCACGCCGGCGCAGGCGGCCGCGTGCCTCGAGCTCGCGGCCGTGCACGGCTCCGACGCCTCCGTCGTCGACCGGGTCCGCGAGCTCGCCGACCGCCACGGCGCGTCGACCGAGCTGCTCGAGGAGGGCCTGCTGGAGCTCGGCGCGCTCGTCACGGCGGCTGCCGAGCGTGCGCCCGGCGTGCTGGTCGCGGACCTGAAGATCGCCCGCGGGCTCGACTACTACACGGGGTCCGTCTACGAGACGGTGCTGGTCGGGCACGAGGACCTGGGCTCGATCTGCTCGGGCGGTCGCTACGACACGCTCGCGTCGGACGGCGCCACCACCTATCCCGGCGTGGGGCTGTCGATCGGCGTCTCCCGCCTCGTGTCGCGCCTGCTGTCCGCCGGCCTCGTGCGTGCGACCCGGTCCGTGCCGACCGCCGTGCTCGTCGCCGTCACGTCGGAGGAGGGCCGCTCCCGGTCGGACGCGGTCGCGGCGGCGCTGCGGGCGCGCGGCGTGCCCGTGGAGGTGGCGCCCAGCGCGGCCAAGTTCGGCAAGCAGATCCGGCACGCGGACCGTCGCGGCATCCCCTACGTGTGGTTCGTGGGCGACGCCGACCAGGACGGCGCACCGGGGCAGGACCAGGTCAAGGACATCCGGTCGGGCGAGCAGGTGCCCGCCGACCCGGCGACGTGGACACCGCCCGAGCAGGACCTGTGGCCCCGGGTGGTCGCGGCCGGCTGA
- a CDS encoding peptidylprolyl isomerase gives MSSKREREYERRRYEKQHERQLQAQRARQRRNRVVAGGIAAVLALGVGVVAVVGLTRDRDQQAAQPSDPAGTSAPLPTYPARTGNGGVVPQAELAEARTWSGTLSTSAGEVGIELDGAAAPQAVANFVTLAGEGYFDGTVCHRLVTEGIHVLQCGDPTATGSGGPGYAWGPIENAPADDVYPAGTIAMARIGGDGESMGSQFFLVYEDSQIPSDAAGGYTVFGHITSGLDVVKAIADAGTQDGSERPVTDVTIEGVEIQ, from the coding sequence GTGTCTTCGAAGCGCGAGCGCGAGTACGAGCGCCGGCGGTACGAGAAGCAGCACGAGCGTCAGCTCCAGGCGCAGCGTGCCCGCCAGCGGCGCAACCGCGTGGTCGCCGGCGGCATCGCGGCCGTCCTCGCCCTCGGTGTCGGCGTCGTGGCCGTCGTCGGCCTCACGCGGGACCGCGACCAGCAGGCCGCACAGCCGAGCGACCCGGCCGGCACCTCCGCGCCCCTGCCCACGTACCCGGCCCGCACGGGCAACGGTGGTGTGGTGCCGCAGGCCGAGCTGGCCGAGGCACGCACCTGGTCCGGCACGCTGTCCACGTCGGCGGGCGAGGTCGGCATCGAGCTCGACGGCGCGGCGGCGCCGCAGGCCGTCGCGAACTTCGTGACGCTCGCCGGTGAGGGCTACTTCGACGGCACCGTCTGCCACCGGCTCGTCACCGAGGGCATCCACGTGCTGCAGTGCGGCGACCCGACCGCCACCGGCTCCGGCGGCCCGGGCTACGCCTGGGGTCCGATCGAGAACGCGCCGGCCGACGACGTCTACCCCGCCGGCACCATCGCCATGGCCCGAATCGGCGGCGACGGCGAGTCGATGGGCTCACAGTTCTTCCTCGTCTACGAGGACTCGCAGATCCCGTCCGACGCGGCGGGTGGCTACACCGTGTTCGGCCACATCACGTCCGGTCTGGACGTGGTGAAGGCCATCGCTGACGCGGGGACCCAGGACGGCAGCGAACGTCCGGTCACCGACGTCACCATCGAGGGAGTGGAGATCCAGTGA
- a CDS encoding MBL fold metallo-hydrolase translates to MQIVTVVAPVFAARCSVLVGDDGACVVVDPGAGAGRQVRALVAERGLRPRAVLITHGHADHTWDAPLLARELDVPVLLHAGDAYRLDDPFGTLGVLDPRRDPAGPLALALRAAGVDLDSWIPPARVEPFGGSGAGRTGDVELDLGGLRVVARHAPGHTEGSTLYLVDAGDPDPVVLAGDVLFAGSIGRTDLPGGDDDAMAATLRDVVATLPPGSRVLPGHGPATDVATELATNPHLARHR, encoded by the coding sequence ATGCAGATCGTCACGGTCGTCGCTCCCGTCTTCGCGGCACGCTGCTCGGTGCTGGTCGGGGACGACGGCGCGTGCGTCGTCGTGGACCCCGGGGCCGGGGCCGGGCGGCAGGTCCGCGCGCTCGTCGCCGAGCGTGGCCTGCGCCCCCGGGCCGTCCTGATCACCCACGGCCACGCCGACCACACGTGGGACGCCCCGCTGCTCGCGCGGGAGCTCGACGTGCCCGTGCTGCTGCACGCCGGTGACGCGTACCGCCTCGACGACCCCTTCGGCACGTTGGGCGTGCTGGACCCGCGGCGCGACCCGGCCGGGCCGCTCGCGCTGGCGCTGCGCGCGGCAGGCGTCGACCTCGACTCCTGGATCCCGCCCGCACGTGTCGAGCCGTTCGGCGGGTCGGGTGCGGGCCGGACGGGTGACGTGGAGCTCGACCTCGGCGGACTGCGCGTCGTCGCGCGGCACGCGCCCGGGCACACCGAGGGCTCGACGCTCTACCTCGTGGACGCGGGCGACCCGGACCCGGTCGTGCTCGCGGGTGACGTCCTGTTCGCGGGCAGCATCGGGCGGACGGACCTGCCGGGCGGGGACGACGACGCCATGGCCGCCACGCTGCGCGACGTGGTCGCGACGCTGCCCCCGGGGTCGCGGGTGCTGCCCGGCCACGGGCCGGCCACGGACGTCGCCACGGAGCTGGCGACGAACCCGCACCTGGCGCGCCACCGCTGA